In Desulfosporosinus sp. Sb-LF, one DNA window encodes the following:
- a CDS encoding DMT family transporter: MHSISRKREQGLGHYLINKYWVIAIALFCAVLWGSAFPVLKVSYAELGIASDDRYAIIVLAGIRFFLASLIIFCLIVVGIRQSPKVKSQMLPHLFLLGLLQISLQYFFFYNGLAHTSGMKGAILSSAGTFFVVVLAHFVYVDDRLDWRKLFGLVAGFAGIIMINAGARFTLDFSWRGEGFMILSGLVSAIGTIFAKRLSNVVHPFVLTAWQMLLGSLLLIAVGLPGLTPHAMVFTNKALLLLFYSAFLSATAFSLWYAILKYNKAGEISVYKFMTPVSGAMLSALFIPGERLTLNMFMALALVALGVIIVNYKTRVPKEEL; encoded by the coding sequence ATGCACTCCATTTCACGTAAAAGAGAACAAGGTTTAGGACATTACTTAATCAATAAATATTGGGTCATCGCTATCGCACTGTTTTGCGCGGTTCTTTGGGGAAGTGCCTTCCCAGTTTTGAAAGTAAGCTACGCTGAACTCGGCATAGCCTCGGATGATCGTTATGCGATTATTGTACTCGCAGGGATACGCTTCTTCTTGGCTTCTTTAATCATTTTTTGTTTAATTGTCGTAGGAATTCGTCAATCACCAAAAGTTAAAAGCCAAATGTTACCTCACTTGTTTCTGTTGGGGCTATTACAAATCAGTTTGCAGTATTTCTTTTTCTATAATGGTTTGGCACATACCTCTGGAATGAAGGGTGCCATCTTATCTTCGGCAGGTACCTTTTTTGTGGTTGTATTAGCACATTTTGTTTATGTCGATGATCGCTTGGATTGGCGTAAGCTCTTTGGACTTGTCGCAGGCTTTGCAGGAATTATCATGATCAATGCTGGAGCGCGTTTCACTCTTGACTTCTCTTGGCGGGGAGAAGGTTTTATGATCTTATCGGGTTTAGTGAGTGCCATAGGAACCATTTTTGCAAAACGCCTTTCTAACGTGGTTCATCCTTTTGTTCTGACGGCGTGGCAAATGCTATTGGGGTCCCTACTTCTTATTGCGGTTGGCCTTCCAGGTTTAACACCACACGCCATGGTCTTTACGAACAAAGCGTTACTTCTCCTATTTTATTCGGCGTTTCTCTCAGCAACCGCCTTTTCTCTCTGGTATGCTATTCTAAAATACAATAAGGCAGGAGAAATTAGCGTCTACAAATTTATGACACCCGTTTCTGGAGCTATGTTGTCTGCTTTGTTCATTCCAGGCGAACGATTGACACTTAATATGTTTATGGCTTTAGCGTTAGTTGCTCTTG
- a CDS encoding YbaK/EbsC family protein, whose protein sequence is MSVEKVKEFLKQNNKEVEILTFKDTSTVAKAAESLGVTPGEIAKSLLFKVNDRFVMILTAGDKRIDNRKFKDIFNTKAKMPEADEVVAVTGHPVGGVCPFGLLQSLPIYLDYSLQAHTRIFPAAGASNTAIKLSVEELEELTDGQWIDVIQA, encoded by the coding sequence ATGTCAGTAGAAAAGGTTAAAGAGTTTTTGAAGCAAAACAACAAAGAGGTTGAGATATTAACTTTTAAGGATACAAGTACAGTAGCCAAAGCTGCAGAGTCGTTAGGAGTAACCCCTGGGGAAATTGCCAAATCCTTGTTGTTTAAAGTGAACGATCGCTTTGTCATGATCCTTACAGCTGGAGATAAGAGAATAGATAATCGGAAATTCAAGGATATCTTTAATACTAAAGCAAAGATGCCTGAAGCAGATGAAGTTGTCGCTGTTACTGGACATCCTGTGGGCGGGGTATGTCCCTTTGGATTACTACAATCCTTACCTATTTATCTGGATTATTCGTTACAAGCTCATACTCGTATTTTTCCTGCTGCTGGTGCATCCAATACTGCTATCAAGTTAAGCGTGGAGGAATTGGAAGAACTAACAGACGGACAGTGGATCGACGTAATTCAAGCATAA
- a CDS encoding aspartate kinase, with protein MLTVEKIGGTSMSQFQNVLNDIIGHPGSKGFRYGRVFVVSAYAGVTNMLLEDKKTKAPGIYQCFIQGEDYEPSMDELLSKALQINESFTDLGLDTKVCREFLEERVRQTKAYLNSMEDIIASGYVGRDSIFSAARELLASIGEAHSAFNSVNILRNNGILAELVDLTGFRDSKQLSISDRIEKSFKNVNPQEAIIVATGYTKGIEGIMREYERGYSEITFSKIATHLQADEAIIHKEYHLSSADPKIVGVDKAIPVGRTNYDVADQLADIGMEAIHPNASKPLEMAGINLRIKNTFEPNHPGTVISNDYIGPQAKIEIIAGSDKIAVLEIHDTSMVGEPGFDLEIMKKFRTYNISYIMKTTNANSISLVIWQSDLNDLLVSELETEYRTVTVQEAAIVCVIGSNIAMPRILARAANALAKNNINIKCVSQSLRQVNMQFVIDREKYTKAIISLNEDLCLVESHN; from the coding sequence ATGCTTACTGTGGAAAAAATCGGTGGAACGTCAATGTCCCAATTTCAGAATGTACTTAACGACATCATAGGCCATCCAGGTTCTAAAGGGTTTCGGTATGGAAGAGTATTTGTTGTCTCTGCTTATGCTGGAGTAACTAATATGCTTCTTGAAGATAAAAAGACAAAGGCTCCGGGTATTTACCAGTGCTTCATCCAGGGTGAAGATTATGAGCCATCCATGGATGAACTGTTGAGCAAGGCACTACAGATTAACGAGTCGTTTACTGATCTTGGTCTAGATACTAAAGTGTGTCGTGAATTCTTAGAAGAACGAGTTAGGCAAACGAAAGCTTATCTAAATAGCATGGAAGACATCATTGCGTCTGGATATGTCGGACGAGACAGTATTTTCTCTGCCGCCAGGGAGCTGCTCGCATCGATTGGAGAAGCTCATTCCGCCTTTAACTCAGTCAATATATTGCGTAATAACGGTATTCTCGCCGAGTTAGTTGACTTGACGGGTTTCCGTGATTCTAAGCAACTCTCAATTAGTGATCGTATTGAGAAATCATTTAAGAACGTAAATCCTCAGGAAGCAATCATCGTGGCTACGGGCTATACGAAAGGGATCGAGGGAATCATGCGAGAATATGAAAGAGGATACTCGGAGATAACCTTTTCCAAAATCGCAACCCATCTTCAAGCAGATGAAGCAATTATACACAAAGAATATCATTTATCCTCAGCCGATCCCAAAATTGTAGGTGTCGACAAAGCGATACCCGTGGGCAGGACAAATTACGATGTAGCAGATCAACTTGCGGATATCGGAATGGAGGCTATTCATCCTAATGCATCGAAACCATTAGAAATGGCTGGAATAAATCTTCGTATAAAGAATACCTTTGAACCTAATCATCCTGGGACTGTAATCTCAAATGATTATATTGGCCCACAGGCTAAGATAGAAATAATCGCAGGCTCTGATAAAATTGCGGTTTTAGAAATTCATGACACTTCGATGGTTGGTGAACCAGGCTTTGATCTAGAAATTATGAAGAAGTTTAGAACCTATAATATTAGCTATATTATGAAAACCACCAATGCAAATAGCATATCCTTAGTAATATGGCAGTCTGACCTTAATGATCTCTTGGTGTCTGAACTTGAAACGGAATATCGAACGGTGACCGTTCAAGAGGCAGCGATCGTTTGTGTGATTGGATCCAATATAGCGATGCCAAGGATTCTAGCAAGAGCAGCGAATGCTTTGGCGAAAAACAACATCAATATCAAGTGCGTATCACAGTCACTTCGCCAGGTCAATATGCAATTTGTGATAGATCGCGAAAAATACACTAAGGCTATTATTTCTTTAAATGAAGATTTATGTCTTGTTGAAAGTCATAATTAG
- a CDS encoding ABC transporter permease, with protein MQRFSWVRFIAVLKKEFIHILRDRASLVMAIAMPLGMLLLFGYAVNTDVEHLPTVVWDQSQTADSRDLIASVRNTQYMNPDTFVHGYKEIEGNLDSGKARAALIIPPNFGRKLQGKEQATIQVLVDGSDPTVARAVMSAVQMLGLNKSLQLQSERFIASGTAENTGLPLNMETRVWYNPDMKSKVFNIPALIGLILQNVIAMLTSFAIVREKERGTMEQLIVTPIRSLELLLGKLLPFVFIGFVSLSLILATGIFWFGVVPIGSIPLLILLSSIFLFTILAIGLLISSVAKTQLQAMQMTFILILPSILLSGFIFPRETMPKLLQIMGGLLPLTYFLEIVRGIFLKGVGIEYLWQDTLTLCAFAIILLAIASKKFKKNLD; from the coding sequence ATGCAACGATTTTCTTGGGTGCGTTTCATAGCGGTCTTGAAGAAAGAATTCATCCATATCCTCCGAGATCGAGCCAGTTTGGTCATGGCCATTGCCATGCCGCTCGGGATGCTCCTCTTGTTCGGCTATGCGGTAAACACGGATGTGGAGCACCTTCCTACGGTGGTTTGGGACCAATCCCAAACAGCTGATAGTAGGGATCTTATTGCTTCCGTTCGTAACACTCAATACATGAATCCGGATACGTTTGTTCATGGTTATAAGGAGATAGAAGGTAACCTGGATAGTGGCAAAGCACGGGCAGCACTCATTATTCCTCCGAATTTTGGAAGGAAACTACAGGGCAAAGAACAGGCAACTATTCAGGTTTTGGTTGATGGCTCGGATCCTACCGTAGCCCGGGCAGTCATGTCCGCAGTTCAAATGCTTGGACTGAATAAATCGTTGCAGCTCCAGAGTGAACGCTTTATTGCCTCAGGCACTGCCGAAAATACGGGCCTGCCGCTCAATATGGAGACTAGAGTCTGGTACAACCCGGATATGAAATCAAAGGTCTTTAACATTCCAGCCTTAATCGGTCTCATCCTGCAAAATGTAATTGCGATGTTGACCTCATTTGCCATTGTGAGGGAAAAGGAACGCGGCACTATGGAACAATTGATCGTGACCCCGATTCGTTCCCTTGAATTACTTCTGGGTAAGCTCCTTCCTTTCGTGTTTATCGGATTTGTTTCCCTGTCCCTGATTCTGGCGACAGGAATTTTCTGGTTCGGTGTAGTGCCGATCGGTAGCATACCGCTCCTTATCTTGCTGTCTAGTATTTTCCTATTCACCATCTTGGCAATCGGTCTCTTAATCTCTAGCGTCGCCAAGACTCAGCTACAGGCGATGCAAATGACGTTCATCTTGATCTTACCCTCCATCCTTTTGTCGGGATTTATCTTTCCTCGGGAAACCATGCCTAAGTTGTTACAAATTATGGGCGGGTTATTACCTCTTACCTACTTTTTAGAAATCGTGCGAGGGATTTTCCTCAAAGGCGTGGGAATCGAGTATCTTTGGCAGGACACATTAACGTTATGCGCTTTTGCTATTATTTTGTTGGCAATCGCATCAAAGAAATTTAAGAAGAATTTGGATTAA
- a CDS encoding ABC transporter ATP-binding protein yields MDMAIDCQSLVKRFGTYTAVRGVTFQLPTGAIMGFVGPNGAGKTTIIRMVCGVLVPTEGQATVLGYDVRTQPEEIKQRIGYMSQKFSLYDDLTVSENLDFYAGVYNLRGKMARAQKERVIERIGLAERTSQMVSSLSGGWKQRVALACALLHNPQLLILDEPTAGVDPVSRRIFWDLIHQLAKEGMTILVSTHYMDEAASCDYLGFVFYGRLIAFGSPEDMKKRGSRDNLDDLFIYYVEHEASEDPRNLAINKGGRG; encoded by the coding sequence ATGGATATGGCCATTGATTGCCAGAGTTTGGTTAAACGGTTTGGTACTTATACAGCGGTTCGGGGAGTAACCTTTCAACTTCCTACCGGAGCGATTATGGGTTTTGTTGGGCCGAATGGCGCTGGAAAAACAACCATTATCCGCATGGTTTGTGGAGTCCTGGTGCCAACGGAGGGGCAGGCTACAGTGCTTGGCTACGACGTTAGAACTCAGCCTGAAGAAATCAAACAGCGTATCGGTTATATGTCTCAAAAATTTAGCCTCTATGATGATCTAACCGTAAGCGAGAATCTTGATTTCTATGCTGGGGTATACAATCTACGTGGAAAAATGGCCCGTGCTCAGAAAGAACGGGTGATTGAACGGATCGGCTTGGCCGAGCGAACGTCACAAATGGTCTCTTCTCTTTCGGGTGGTTGGAAGCAAAGAGTGGCTTTGGCGTGTGCTTTACTGCATAATCCGCAACTACTCATTTTGGATGAACCGACGGCTGGAGTGGATCCAGTCTCTCGACGGATTTTTTGGGACTTGATTCATCAACTTGCCAAAGAGGGGATGACGATTCTGGTCAGCACTCACTATATGGATGAAGCTGCCAGTTGTGATTACTTGGGTTTTGTCTTTTATGGAAGGTTGATCGCGTTTGGATCGCCGGAAGATATGAAGAAAAGAGGATCGAGAGATAATTTAGATGATCTTTTCATTTATTACGTTGAACACGAAGCCTCGGAAGACCCTCGCAACCTTGCGATTAATAAAGGAGGACGGGGGTAA
- a CDS encoding efflux RND transporter periplasmic adaptor subunit: MRKKITIVVIALVLITLSIWGNRYFNHSTETNTYSGTIEGTELPVQPELGGRIVELLVHEGQLIKAGDIIAKLDDSQAKISLDTAKSQQAQAQAKLNDLLGGARAEEIRRLKEMLTVASANAAALAPNLQFEENNLTNDQKLYAAGSISKQIVDAQQNKLDTLKAQYEGAQANVSAAQASLDQAQAGNTQPAIQAQKAAVDITAQSVKAAELSINKLTIKSPSSGQVLYKHVELGQVVNPGTTLVTMLDPLDLWIKIYVPEAKLSQVKVGEEASIAVDSYPGKTFKGQIQYISNQAEFTPKNVQTKEERTTTVYAVKLSITEGKDQLKAGMPADVTLR, from the coding sequence ATGAGAAAGAAAATCACGATTGTTGTCATTGCTCTAGTCCTCATTACCCTGTCGATCTGGGGTAACAGATATTTTAACCACTCTACGGAGACTAATACGTATTCTGGGACGATTGAAGGTACGGAACTTCCTGTGCAGCCAGAGTTGGGCGGCAGAATCGTCGAACTGCTGGTGCATGAAGGTCAGCTCATTAAAGCGGGCGATATTATTGCCAAATTGGATGACAGTCAGGCTAAAATATCTTTGGATACTGCGAAGAGCCAGCAGGCACAGGCGCAAGCTAAACTCAATGACCTCTTGGGAGGAGCGCGGGCGGAAGAAATTCGACGGCTTAAGGAAATGCTGACAGTTGCTAGTGCTAATGCAGCGGCTTTAGCCCCGAATCTTCAGTTCGAAGAGAATAATCTCACCAATGATCAAAAACTCTACGCGGCTGGTTCCATAAGTAAGCAAATTGTGGATGCTCAGCAAAACAAACTTGACACACTCAAAGCTCAGTATGAGGGTGCACAAGCAAATGTTAGTGCTGCTCAGGCTAGTCTAGACCAAGCGCAAGCTGGTAACACACAACCTGCGATTCAGGCCCAGAAAGCGGCTGTTGATATTACAGCCCAATCCGTTAAAGCTGCAGAGCTGAGTATAAACAAACTAACTATTAAGAGTCCGTCAAGCGGTCAAGTTCTTTACAAGCATGTCGAGTTAGGTCAGGTTGTCAATCCTGGTACAACGTTGGTGACGATGCTTGATCCGTTGGATTTGTGGATTAAAATATATGTCCCTGAAGCAAAGCTTAGCCAGGTAAAAGTGGGAGAAGAAGCTTCGATCGCTGTGGATTCTTACCCTGGAAAAACGTTCAAAGGACAAATTCAATATATAAGTAACCAGGCAGAATTCACTCCTAAGAACGTACAGACGAAAGAGGAACGAACAACCACCGTCTATGCCGTTAAACTTAGTATTACCGAAGGTAAAGATCAGTTGAAAGCGGGTATGCCTGCAGATGTGACCCTGCGATAG
- a CDS encoding TetR/AcrR family transcriptional regulator, with translation MSDQIPIFQHFGLGGERLYGELTDKQWKILKAALTVFTEKGYSASTTSEIARVAGVAEGTIFRHFKTKKEILLATLIPLVQNFIGPGVDNSLHDLLLQYDHLPMEDVLLLILEDRQKHVTALWPLLRIVIIEANFHPELKDALINDVVGRVQESFLAFLQQRQFKGELRDDLDAWTMMRSIVGAVVIYLVSRSLFPEREQGKDNRQELRAIVDIFLRGTQIQS, from the coding sequence ATGTCTGATCAAATACCTATTTTTCAACACTTCGGGTTAGGGGGAGAACGATTGTATGGGGAATTAACAGACAAACAATGGAAAATACTAAAAGCTGCACTTACAGTATTCACAGAAAAAGGATACAGTGCATCCACTACCAGCGAGATCGCTCGTGTAGCTGGAGTTGCGGAAGGTACCATCTTTCGACACTTTAAAACAAAGAAGGAAATTTTGTTGGCAACGTTAATTCCCCTGGTGCAAAATTTTATTGGTCCAGGAGTAGATAATTCTCTGCACGATCTCCTGTTGCAATATGATCATTTACCCATGGAAGATGTGCTCCTACTCATACTTGAAGATCGTCAAAAACATGTCACGGCCTTATGGCCCTTACTTCGTATTGTAATCATTGAAGCAAATTTTCATCCTGAACTGAAGGATGCCTTGATTAATGATGTGGTAGGGCGCGTTCAGGAATCATTTTTAGCTTTTTTACAGCAGCGTCAATTCAAAGGGGAATTGAGAGACGACCTGGATGCCTGGACAATGATGCGTAGCATCGTCGGAGCAGTTGTGATTTATCTTGTATCCCGTTCGCTGTTTCCAGAACGTGAACAGGGAAAAGACAATCGGCAGGAACTTAGAGCCATTGTGGACATTTTTCTGCGGGGAACCCAAATACAGTCGTAG
- a CDS encoding DEAD/DEAH box helicase, giving the protein MPRFNITEKQILDLADNDHVYKKGVSYYMDNRVSNFVFSSEKSMVNASVVVGLHYTVQVSFDKDTSIRSYRCNCLGFADYPGACKHVIAVLKAAQQKLPLAWPNPVVQNRVVEDLLAVFANHHTDSPQDELNLNVELLIMPGHRLSAHLQLKLGLQRLYVVKDIGQLLTSLKTGRSLEFGKQFTLEPSRQAFKEEDQALISMLQEMFEQHTALTEMQGPFYSTTLLSQKSVPLSGYYLKKFLDALGDKPFLWNIGSANPQTSQIIRQGMPMEFSLQAQGQDLTLALGNEEVPLQLTPDGSYYAYRQNIYLASTTQKDLLPPILTALRKGSMTNLLIPAAQKEFFASEALPLIWKLGQVTIEPTLGEKFNQETLEAKIYFDRAHDLDDMGITARVAFHYGATTINPFASSRETSNESASNEVILIRSVEQERQILNILEQADFIVSKGKIHLEEDDKIFEFTVNWLPKLRDLAELYYSDQFKLKIRTSTTFSGQVRLNETLDILEISFQYTEIAHDELTDIFHSLHLKKKYHRLRDGSFLDLNQPELDAVSQLIENLDLSADDLNNKLLSLPKYRALYIDSFLRQANLPGVQRNKAFKQLVQSILEPQDGEFEIPGELQHILRDYQKTGFKWLKTLASYGLGGILADDMGLGKTLQVLSFILSEKPTATHPALVIAPTSLIYNWQEEAKKFTPTLQVLVVEGTPQEREALLIDINQWDLVVTSYPVLRRDIEKFTEFDFSYCFLDEAQHTKNPQTLNAKSVQKIRAKGYFALTGTPIENSLSELWSLFNFIMPGYLLSHQEFRKKYELPIIKDADSKSLEELSRHANPFIMRRLKKDVLKELPDKIETQLNAPLTEEQKKLYLAYLHEAKGQIAQEIAAVGFSKSQMKILAALTRLRQICCHPAMFLENYSGDSGKMLLLQELLADALGSGHRILIFSQFTTMLDIIQSHLASEGIEHFYLSGSTKAAERVKMANSFNSGQGKVFLISLKAGGTGLNLTGADMVIHYDPWWNPAVEDQATDRAHRIGQENAVQVIKLITQGTVEEKINALQTKKKTLIDSVIQPGETMLSKLSEKELRELFDLA; this is encoded by the coding sequence ATGCCTCGCTTTAACATTACTGAGAAACAAATTCTAGATCTAGCTGATAATGACCACGTCTACAAAAAGGGCGTTTCTTATTACATGGACAATAGGGTCAGCAATTTCGTTTTCTCTTCTGAGAAAAGTATGGTCAACGCTTCTGTGGTTGTCGGATTACATTATACCGTGCAGGTATCATTTGATAAAGATACCTCTATACGCTCATACCGCTGCAATTGCCTGGGCTTTGCAGACTATCCTGGTGCCTGCAAACATGTCATTGCCGTGTTAAAAGCAGCTCAGCAAAAGTTGCCATTAGCCTGGCCTAACCCCGTGGTCCAGAACCGCGTTGTCGAAGACCTTCTGGCTGTCTTTGCCAATCATCATACAGACTCCCCCCAAGACGAGCTGAACCTAAATGTAGAGCTGCTAATCATGCCCGGACATCGTCTTTCTGCCCACTTGCAACTTAAACTGGGTCTACAGCGCCTCTATGTCGTCAAAGACATTGGCCAATTACTTACTTCTTTAAAAACAGGGCGATCCCTAGAATTCGGCAAGCAGTTCACACTTGAACCGTCACGCCAGGCCTTTAAAGAGGAAGATCAAGCCCTGATCTCCATGCTGCAAGAAATGTTTGAGCAACATACAGCCTTAACCGAAATGCAAGGCCCTTTTTATTCCACGACCCTACTAAGTCAAAAGTCTGTACCCTTGAGTGGCTATTATTTAAAAAAGTTTCTGGACGCTTTAGGGGATAAGCCGTTTCTATGGAACATCGGTTCTGCTAATCCGCAAACCTCCCAGATTATTCGGCAAGGGATGCCTATGGAATTCTCACTTCAAGCCCAAGGTCAGGATCTAACCTTGGCCCTAGGCAATGAAGAAGTGCCCCTCCAACTAACCCCCGATGGAAGCTATTACGCATACCGGCAGAACATCTACCTTGCTTCTACAACACAAAAAGACCTTCTTCCTCCAATTCTAACTGCGCTTCGCAAAGGATCTATGACTAATCTATTGATCCCTGCCGCACAGAAAGAGTTTTTTGCCTCAGAGGCCCTGCCTCTAATCTGGAAACTGGGACAAGTGACTATTGAGCCCACACTCGGAGAGAAATTTAACCAGGAAACTCTAGAGGCCAAAATTTATTTTGATCGTGCGCACGATTTGGACGATATGGGTATCACTGCTCGCGTGGCTTTTCACTATGGCGCGACCACCATCAACCCGTTTGCCTCTTCCCGTGAAACCAGCAATGAGTCAGCTTCCAATGAAGTTATCCTTATCCGATCTGTAGAGCAAGAACGACAAATCCTGAACATTCTTGAACAAGCCGATTTTATTGTCTCTAAGGGTAAAATCCACCTTGAAGAGGATGATAAAATCTTTGAATTCACGGTGAACTGGCTTCCTAAACTTCGAGACCTTGCCGAATTATACTATTCCGATCAATTTAAACTTAAAATTCGAACCTCTACCACATTCTCAGGCCAGGTTCGTCTGAATGAAACTCTGGATATCTTAGAAATATCATTCCAATACACCGAGATTGCTCATGACGAATTAACGGACATTTTTCATTCTCTTCATTTAAAGAAAAAATATCATCGCCTTCGAGACGGCTCCTTTCTTGATTTGAACCAGCCCGAGTTAGATGCCGTCTCTCAACTCATTGAAAACTTGGACCTGAGCGCCGATGATCTCAACAACAAACTCCTCAGTCTGCCGAAGTATAGAGCCCTGTATATCGACAGTTTCTTACGCCAGGCCAACCTGCCAGGAGTGCAACGCAACAAAGCGTTCAAGCAATTGGTTCAAAGCATCCTAGAGCCTCAGGACGGGGAGTTTGAAATTCCAGGAGAGCTTCAGCATATCTTGCGAGATTACCAGAAAACCGGCTTTAAATGGTTAAAAACTCTGGCCTCGTATGGACTTGGCGGTATCTTAGCCGATGACATGGGGCTTGGTAAGACATTACAGGTCCTCTCCTTCATTTTGTCAGAAAAGCCGACAGCTACCCACCCCGCATTGGTCATCGCCCCCACATCGTTGATCTACAACTGGCAAGAGGAAGCGAAGAAGTTCACCCCAACCTTGCAAGTGTTGGTCGTCGAAGGCACTCCCCAGGAACGGGAGGCTCTATTGATCGATATTAACCAATGGGATCTTGTGGTTACCTCTTACCCCGTATTACGGCGAGATATTGAGAAATTCACCGAATTTGACTTTTCCTATTGTTTTCTAGATGAGGCACAGCACACCAAAAACCCCCAAACCCTTAACGCCAAGTCCGTCCAGAAGATTCGGGCCAAAGGTTATTTTGCACTAACGGGCACGCCCATTGAGAACTCACTTTCGGAACTTTGGTCCCTCTTTAATTTCATCATGCCTGGCTATCTTCTCTCCCACCAGGAGTTCCGCAAGAAATACGAACTGCCAATCATCAAGGATGCGGACTCCAAATCACTGGAAGAACTAAGCCGTCATGCCAACCCCTTTATTATGCGAAGGCTTAAGAAAGATGTCCTCAAGGAACTGCCCGACAAGATCGAAACCCAGCTTAATGCTCCTTTAACAGAAGAACAAAAAAAGTTATACTTAGCCTATTTACACGAAGCAAAAGGGCAAATAGCCCAAGAAATTGCCGCCGTGGGTTTTAGCAAAAGCCAAATGAAGATATTGGCAGCTTTAACTAGGCTGAGGCAAATTTGCTGTCATCCAGCTATGTTTTTAGAGAATTATAGCGGAGATAGCGGCAAAATGCTGTTATTACAGGAACTATTAGCCGATGCTCTAGGCAGTGGCCACCGTATCCTTATTTTCTCCCAATTCACGACAATGCTCGATATCATCCAAAGTCATCTAGCCTCGGAAGGCATTGAACACTTCTATCTTTCGGGTTCGACCAAAGCGGCAGAACGCGTAAAAATGGCCAATTCCTTCAACTCAGGCCAAGGTAAAGTCTTCCTTATCTCTTTAAAAGCTGGCGGCACTGGCTTAAATCTCACCGGCGCCGACATGGTCATTCACTACGATCCCTGGTGGAACCCCGCAGTGGAAGACCAAGCAACTGATAGGGCTCACCGCATCGGTCAAGAAAACGCAGTTCAGGTGATCAAACTTATTACCCAGGGAACCGTCGAAGAAAAAATTAACGCTTTACAAACTAAGAAAAAAACGTTAATTGATTCCGTAATTCAACCGGGAGAAACTATGCTTTCTAAATTATCCGAAAAAGAACTGAGAGAGCTTTTTGATTTGGCATAG